Proteins encoded in a region of the Vibrio sp. CB1-14 genome:
- a CDS encoding CmpA/NrtA family ABC transporter substrate-binding protein, whose product MKTWTQRANKVGKTFHRVSTATIATATLLVGTSAWAELGEPEIEELKFGFIKLTDMAPLAVAYEKGFFEDEGLYVTLEAQANWKVLLDRVIDGELDGAHMLAGQPLGATIGIGTQAEVITAFSMDLNGNAITVSNNTWDAMKPHIPKQADGKPVHPIKADALKPVVEGYLDEGKPFNMGMVFPVSTHNYELRYWLAAGGIHPGYYSPKSGDNSGQVDADVLLSVTPPPQMPATMEAGTIEGYCVGEPWNQQAVFKGIGVPVVTDYEIWKNNPEKVFGVSKSWAEENPNTHIRVVKALIRAAHWLDENNNANRQEAVKMLSKSAYVGADAEVIANSMTGTFEYEKGDKRDVPDFNVFFRHNATYPYYSDAIWYLTQMRRWGQIADSQDDQWYMDIAKEVYRPDIYQQAAEALVEDGVLTSKDFPDFKNEDGFRAPQTHFIDNIVYDGSKPNEYLKKFSIGLKGNDKV is encoded by the coding sequence ATGAAAACATGGACGCAACGAGCAAACAAAGTGGGTAAGACGTTTCATCGCGTCAGTACCGCGACTATTGCAACGGCAACGCTACTGGTTGGCACGTCGGCTTGGGCTGAGTTAGGTGAGCCGGAAATTGAGGAGCTCAAATTTGGCTTTATCAAACTGACTGACATGGCACCGCTAGCAGTCGCTTACGAAAAGGGCTTTTTCGAAGATGAAGGTCTCTACGTCACATTGGAAGCGCAGGCTAACTGGAAAGTCCTGCTAGACCGCGTCATCGATGGTGAGCTGGACGGCGCTCATATGCTAGCTGGTCAGCCGCTGGGCGCGACGATTGGTATCGGTACTCAGGCGGAGGTCATTACTGCATTTAGTATGGATCTCAATGGTAATGCCATCACCGTTTCCAATAACACTTGGGATGCGATGAAGCCGCACATTCCTAAGCAGGCCGATGGCAAACCTGTTCACCCAATTAAGGCGGACGCGCTAAAGCCTGTGGTTGAGGGTTACCTTGATGAAGGTAAGCCGTTCAACATGGGTATGGTTTTCCCCGTTTCAACGCACAACTATGAGCTGCGCTACTGGTTGGCAGCAGGGGGAATTCACCCAGGTTACTATTCACCAAAATCAGGTGATAACAGTGGCCAAGTAGACGCAGATGTACTACTTAGCGTGACACCGCCGCCTCAAATGCCAGCCACAATGGAAGCGGGTACGATTGAAGGCTATTGCGTAGGCGAACCGTGGAATCAGCAAGCGGTATTTAAGGGCATTGGCGTTCCTGTGGTGACAGACTACGAGATTTGGAAAAACAACCCTGAGAAAGTGTTTGGTGTATCGAAGTCTTGGGCTGAGGAAAACCCAAATACTCATATCCGCGTTGTGAAAGCGCTTATCCGTGCTGCACATTGGTTGGATGAAAACAACAATGCCAACCGTCAAGAAGCAGTGAAAATGCTCTCGAAAAGTGCCTATGTTGGTGCTGATGCTGAAGTTATCGCCAACAGCATGACGGGCACGTTTGAGTATGAGAAAGGTGATAAGCGTGATGTGCCTGACTTTAACGTGTTCTTCCGTCATAACGCCACGTACCCATACTACAGTGATGCGATTTGGTACCTCACTCAGATGCGTCGTTGGGGACAGATTGCAGACTCGCAAGATGACCAATGGTACATGGATATCGCTAAAGAAGTTTACCGTCCAGATATCTATCAACAAGCGGCTGAGGCCTTAGTCGAAGATGGCGTGCTAACGTCGAAAGACTTCCCTGATTTCAAAAATGAAGATGGTTTCCGCGCCCCACAAACTCACTTTATCGACAACATCGTGTATGACGGTAGTAAGCCGAATGAGTACCTGAAAAAATTCTCTATCGGTCTGAAAGGTAACGATAAAGTTTAG